The proteins below come from a single Lates calcarifer isolate ASB-BC8 unplaced genomic scaffold, TLL_Latcal_v3 _unitig_540_quiver_1162, whole genome shotgun sequence genomic window:
- the LOC108874485 gene encoding LOW QUALITY PROTEIN: nitric oxide synthase-interacting protein-like (The sequence of the model RefSeq protein was modified relative to this genomic sequence to represent the inferred CDS: deleted 2 bases in 2 codons) gives MTRHGKNCTAGAVYTYHEKKKDTAASGYGTQSIRLGKDAIKDFDCCCLSLQPCQNPVVTPDGYLYERQAILEYILHQKTEIAKKMKAYEKQKQAQKSNSQLESKSEERERVERFKTRENSIVSKPINPFTSGQSKGGEKGRIDSSSAESSMAASASTSSQSLPSFWVPSLTPEAKPTLLKKPSKAVLCPMSGRPIKMNELITVHFTPLDASLDRVALLTRQDRYVCAVTRDVLANSVPCAVLRPSGTVVTQECVEKLIKKDMIDPVTGDKLSDRDIIPLQRGGTGFAASGVDLRAKEARPVMQV, from the exons ATGACCCGCCACGGAAAGAACTGCACGGCCGGAGCTGTCTACACCTACCACGAGAAAAAGAAGGACACAG CGGCGTCTGGTTATGGGACTCAGAGCATTCGACTGGGCAAAGATGCCATTAAAGACTTtgactgctgctgcctgtcCCTGCAGCCCTGTCAGAATCCTGTGGTGAC TCCAGATGGATACTTGTATGAAAGACAGGCCATTCTTGAATACATTCTGCACCAGAAGACAGAAATTGCCAAAAAAATGAAG GCATATGAGAAGCAGAAACAAGCACAGAAGAGCAACAGCCAGCTTGAGTCCAagtcagaggaaagagagagggtggagaggTTT AAAACCAGGGAGAACAGCATCGTGTCCAAACCCATCAACCCATTCACATCAG GACAGAGTAAAGGAGGTGAGAAGGGCAGGATAGACAGCAGCTCAGCAGAATCCTCCATGGCAGCTTcagcctccacctccagccaGAGCCTGCCCAGTTTCTGGGTTCCCTCTCTCACACCAGAGGCCAAGCCAACTCTGCTCAAGAAACCA AGTAAGGCTGTGTTATGTCCCATGTCAGGACGACCTATAAAGATGAATGAGCTTATCACAGTGCACTTCACCCCACTGGACGCGAGCCTGGACCGAGTGGCCCTGCTCACCCGCCAG GACAGGTATGTATGTGCAGTAACCAGAGACGTCCTGGCCAACAGTGTCCCCTGTGCTGTCCTGAGACCCTC GGGTACTGTGGTGACTCAGGAGTGTGTGGAGAAGTTGATCAAGAAGGACATGATTGATCCAGTGACAGGAGACAAACTGTCTGACAGAGACATCATACCACTGCAGAGG GGTGGAACCGGCTTC GCTGCATCTGGGGTGGACCTCCGTGCTAAAGAGGCTCGTCCAGTGATGCAAGTGTGA